The genomic window CCAGGCCCAGGGTTTGGATGCACTGGTGACACGTCCAACCGCCGAGCCCAAACCCAAGCGCTGGAAGCAACTGGCCAAGCCTGAAGGCCTCCTCGACCCCTGGGGACACAAGCTGGTCTATCGCAATCCAGGCAAACACAACCCCGCAGGATACGATGTCTTCTCCCTCGGCGCTGACGGTGTCGAAAACACCGAGGATGACATCGGCAACTGGTAAGCTCAGCCAACCTCATCCCCCTTGGGCATGCCCTCTCGCGCCGCTGCTTTCACGCTGCTGGAGATGATCGTGGTGCTTGCCATCGCGTCCCTCGTCATCGGCATCGGTGTGGGAGCGATCCAACGCATCAACGAGGACCACCAGTTGTTAAAAGTAGCGCATGAAGCGGAGAGCGTGCTGATGCAGGCAATGACCCGCACAGTGGCCACTGCCCAAGGCCAGCAGGTGGAGCTGGACGAACTGGCCAAAGGCATGAAGCTGACGGTGAAGCGTGCTGGAGCCAGCATCTTTGTCACCTCCCGCAATCAACGTCTTTTTCTGCGCCCAGGACGCCTGTGCGAACCCCTGACGCTGCGCTGGCAGCAAGGAGATGCTGCCGTGACAGCCGTCCTGGACCCGCTGACCGCCACCTTTCAAGACATGGAGGAAACCCCATGAAGAGAGAGGGCTTCACCCTGCTGGAGACGCTGCTGGCCATCATTGTTTTCAGCATGGCCGTGGTGGCGCTGGTGGAGGCGGTGCACCAACTCGGAGAAAACACTCTGCAGCGACAGCATGAGGCTGCCATCCAAGAGCGCATGCGCTCCATCCTGCTCGAGCAGACACGCATTTTCGTTCAAAATCCCCCTGAGGAGATGAAGATCAAGGAAGGTCTGATCACCTACACCGTGCGACGCACCCCGCTGGAGCTTTCAGACCGTAACGGGCAGGCGATTCAGGGCATCTTCGAGGTCAGCGTCACGGCAGACTGGATGGAAGGCCGCACCCCGCAGCAAGCCAGCACTGAAACCTGGCTCTACCCCCCGCTCTTCCAGCCATGAAAGCCCCCCGGCTAAAAGCACTGCGGAGCAGCCGCAGCAAGGCATTCACTCTGCTGGAGATGATCATCGTCCTGGGCATCACCGCCCTGGTGATCACCGCCATCTACACGATCACGCAGGGCACCCTGACCCTGGCGGATGATGTGCACCGCGCCGAAGCACGAGACACGCGCAAGCATGCTTTTGCGACCTTTTGCGAATC from Prosthecobacter vanneervenii includes these protein-coding regions:
- a CDS encoding pilus assembly FimT family protein, yielding MPSRAAAFTLLEMIVVLAIASLVIGIGVGAIQRINEDHQLLKVAHEAESVLMQAMTRTVATAQGQQVELDELAKGMKLTVKRAGASIFVTSRNQRLFLRPGRLCEPLTLRWQQGDAAVTAVLDPLTATFQDMEETP
- a CDS encoding type II secretion system protein, yielding MKREGFTLLETLLAIIVFSMAVVALVEAVHQLGENTLQRQHEAAIQERMRSILLEQTRIFVQNPPEEMKIKEGLITYTVRRTPLELSDRNGQAIQGIFEVSVTADWMEGRTPQQASTETWLYPPLFQP